A part of Cotesia glomerata isolate CgM1 linkage group LG4, MPM_Cglom_v2.3, whole genome shotgun sequence genomic DNA contains:
- the LOC123264293 gene encoding thiamine transporter 1-like, with protein sequence MHWIRISQILCIFGFLKEFRPNEPFIFEYLTHPPKNFTSTQVTEEIYPIGTYSNFATLIIVFLLTDFLRYKPVIILCGLSGIITFIGLILGDSIPALVFVEIFYGFYISAEVAYYTYIYAKVDKEHYQAVSSYTRSALLLGRFITGVIGQIIIIYGWLDYHQLNYLTVIGQVLATIWSLFLPSVGQSFYFHRKELIVDSDAGSSQRINDDNAYKKLSFYSKVKRAYYLLWKDFVKAFTNLYIIKWSLWWTLASCGYLQVLVYAQSIWQTSIKKNETIYNGAVEALYTIIGGITVYGVGKLKLNWALLGDVILSIFSFIMAVLLFVTSWSYNILLQYAVYIAFGVIYHSLVTVASFEVASRISEDSFGLIFGINVFLGLTFQSLLTYIVTSGNVKKFHIRTQFTIYAGYFAALALIFALISVFTIIKAYKKKKKVSIVD encoded by the exons atgcACTGGATAAGAATTTCacaaattttatgtatttttggttttcttaAAGAATTTAGACCAAATGAACCATTTATTTTTGAGTACTTGACTCATCCGCCGAAAAATTTCACTAGCACCCaa gTTACTGAAGAAATTTATCCAATCGGAACTTACAGTAATTTTGCGACACTAATTATCGTCTTCTTACTAACAGATTTCTTGAGATACAAGCCAGTGATAATATTATGTGGCTTATCAGGCATAATAACATTCATCGGACTAATATTAGGCGACTCTATACCGGCTTTGGTATTCGTTGAAATTTTCTATGGGTTTTACATATCAGCGGAAGTAGCATATTACACGTATATTTATGCAAAAGTTGATAAAGAACATTATCAAGCAGTGTCCAGTTACACTAGATCAGCGCTCTTGCTCGGTAGATTTATCACCGGTGTTATAGGccagataataataatatacggCTGGTTGGATTATCATCAACTCAACTACCTCACTGtcattg GTCAAGTGCTTGCGACGATTTGGTCGCTATTTTTGCCGTCTGTTGGACAATCGTTTTATTTTCACCGCAAAGAACTGATCGTTGATTCTGACGCTGGATCATCGCAAAGAATAAATGATGATAAtgcgtataaaaaattgtctttTTACAGTAAAGTAAAAAGAGCGTATTATTTACTGTGGAAAGATTTTGTAAAGGCATTTACTAAtttgtatataattaaatgGTCGCTCTGGTGGACCCTTGCTAGCTGTGGGTACTTGCAAGTGCTGGTCTACGCACAGTCTATTTGGCAAacttctattaaaaaaaatgaaaccatTTACAATGGGGCTGTTGAAGCGCTTTATACGATTAttg gtGGAATAACGGTTTACGgtgttggaaaattaaaactcAACTGGGCGCTGCTTGGAGATgtaatattatcaatattttcatttattatggCTGTTTTGTTATTTGTAACATCATGGAGTTATAATATTTTGTTGCAATACGCAGTATATATCGCTTTTGGTGTAATTTATCATTCTCTCGTCACAGTTGCAag cTTTGAAGTAGCAAGTAGAATATCAGAAGATAGTTTTGGATtgatttttggaataaatgtTTTTCTGGGATTAACATTTCAAAGTTTATTAACCTACATCGTTACCAGCgggaatgttaaaaaatttcatatcagGACTCAG ttTACAATTTATGCCGGATATTTTGCCGCACTCGCTTTAATATTTGCGCTAATATCggtatttacaataataaaagcgtacaaaaaaaagaaaaaagtcagCATTGTcgactga
- the LOC123264301 gene encoding uncharacterized protein LOC123264301 yields the protein MLLRWFICRVFTMCFTFLFYYVNVWCKYQKAIEDGTIDEFDHKNPPLNDKVLEVIKPIYESLSADSLLERCLGSETQNNNESLNSLIWTFAPKHIHAGPKTIEIATFFAVSIFNEGFIPILKILDVMGITIGPEANAFAARRDEARIERSELRTSEASKEGRTARLHKRKSENEHFEVEEGFL from the exons ATGTTATTGCGCTGGTTTATATGCCGAGTATTTACCATGTGTTTcacctttttattttattatgtgaatgt TTGGTGCAAGTATCAGAAGGCAATAGAAGACGGCACTATTGACGAATTTGACCACAAAAATCCTCCTCTAAATGACAAAGTTTTAGAAGTAATAAAACCAATTTATGAAAGTTTATCAGCTGATTCTTTATTGGAACGATGTTTGGGTTCTGAAACCCAAAATAATAACGAATCTTTGAATTCGTTAATTTGGACTTTTGCTCCGAAGCACATTCACGCTGGACCGAAGACAATTGAAATTGCCACTTTCTTCGCagttagtatttttaatgaaggttTTATacctatattaaaaatcttagaTGTTATGGGAATCACGATTGGCCCAGAAGCTAATGCTTTTGCAGCGAGACGGGACGAAGCGCGTATCGAGCGCTCGGAACTCCGGACTTCAGAGGCGTCAAAGGAGGGTAGAACTGCACGTCTTCACAAGAGAAAATCGGAGAATGAGCATTTTGAAGTAGAGGAAGGATTCTTATAG